The genomic interval TTTCCAGAGGTTGAAAAGTTCTAATGACTGGAAGTCGAAGGTCTCGCAAGCTCAACCGTTCCAGCCCTGCGAGCCTTAACTTAGTGGACTTTTCCCATCCAAGGTTGTCCATCAACGTAAACGGTGACACGGCCTTTCCTGTTGCTCATTGCTTTGTGTTCACAAAGTCGGTCCGTTCAGCTTAATAACGTCAGGGTGTTTATGCCTGATTCCGGTTAACCCCGGAGTCGTGTTTTTGAATCAGTTTACCCAGCTGCGGACGTAGTCGACTTCCATGTGGGTGGGGAAGCCGTCGCGGGTGGCGTTTTCGGGGACGGGAACGCGGCCGTCTTCGCCGGCCCAGTCGATGAGCGGCGGGCGGAGTTCCATGGTGAAGGTCAGGGTCATGGGCAGGTGCCAGTTGTGGTTGGGCGATTCCGCGACTTTGATGCCGTCGATATACCAGGTGATTTTTTCCGGGGTGTTTTCGCAGGCATAGACGTGGAAGTCGTCGCGCGGATCCCAGGGGGCATCCCAGACATTGCGGCAGACTTCCGGCCAATGCTGGGGGCGCCGCCAGGTTTCCTTGCCGTCGATGATCTCGCGGGTGTGGAGGTTGCAGTCCATGTGAGAGGGACCGGTTTTTTCGCGTTTCACGGGGTCGAATCCGCCCTGCAGCATTTCGATGATATCGATTTCGGAGTAGGTGATGTGCGGGTAGTCGGGATTTTTTTCGCGGCCGTTGCTGTAGAGCCAGAAGGCCGGGCAGAGGCCGGGGAAGCGGGAGCAGCCTTTGATGCTGGCTTCGAAATAGCCGTAGGTTGTTTTTTCATAGGACTGGGCAATGCCGCAGGTGTAGAAATATTCGTTTCCGCGGCGGTCGCGGTGCGGATCCCACTTGGCCTGAATGAAAAGCCGGCCTTTGGTCTGCCAGACGTTTTCAGAGCGCCAGGCTCGTTCGCCCCAGGGGCGCAGGTTGCGGTTCCATTTTTTTTCGTCGAGCGTCCGGGCGTTAAATTCATCGGAAAAGGTTTCGTTCAGTTTCCAGCTGTCGGAGGCCGGATCGGGGTCGACGAGAAGCGGTTTCCCTTTGCAGGCGGTTTTTGCAATATCGACGACGAGTTTCAGTTCATCGGCATTGAGGGTTTCCATAAATGCATCGGCCCACTGATCGAGCAGGAGGTTGGAGCTTTCGGACAGTCTGGTGCGCTCAAAACGGACGGGTTTTCTGAAGCCGTGCTGAAGATAGGCCCAGTGGTTTCCGACGTAGAGAATCCTGGCTTCGATGGTGCGGCCCGAAAGGTTTTCCAGTGTGTGGAAATGATCCTTCCCCTTGAGTTCTAGACCAAATGTCCAATGGCACAGCAGGGTCGCTAAAAGTATACAGATCGGTTTCATGAATATCCTGTTTTTGGAGTCAACGCGGTAATATATGAGGGAAAATGTTTAAACGCAACCTGCCCATATGTGCGATGGAACTACTGTCCTATAGATCAACAGTAGAGACGTTGGTTAGGCGCTATCCTCGGGATAGATCTGAAAATGGGAGAAACAGAATGAAACGTTTGATTTTAGGAGTTGCTGCAGCCTGTGTTTTACAGGCGGTGTCCGCTGAAGACGGCCTGGTGTTATACCGCTTCAATTCTGCGGAAATTCCGGAGGAGGCTGAGGCGGTGGAGGCGGAACTGGCTGTTAAATCCGGTGTGCTTGAAGTGAAGTTCAGGCCGGAGGAGAAGCGTTCCGGTTTTATGCTTACGCCTGCAGAACCGTGGGATTGTGCGGAACTGGGGCAATACCGTCTTTCCGTAAACATTACAAATCCGGGGGAGGTCTCCACCTTTCTGCTTTGTACTGTAAAATCCGGATCAGGCGGTGAACAGCGACGATGTGTCAATATTCCGGCGGGCAGTTCCGGTACGTATTACTTTGAGCTGGAGGGTGACGGTCTGGGAACGGATAAAGGGCTGCGCGACGATCCGCCATCGCTCATCGGCTGCGGAACGAAAATGATTATCAAGGGTGGAAAGTGGGAGGTGGACTACAGCAAAGTCAGGTCGGTTTTTTTCTATACGGAAAGACTGCTGCATCCGCATACGCTGATTTTTGATGATATTCAGATTCTGAAAAA from Verrucomicrobia bacterium S94 carries:
- a CDS encoding glycosyl hydrolase family protein, which codes for MKPICILLATLLCHWTFGLELKGKDHFHTLENLSGRTIEARILYVGNHWAYLQHGFRKPVRFERTRLSESSNLLLDQWADAFMETLNADELKLVVDIAKTACKGKPLLVDPDPASDSWKLNETFSDEFNARTLDEKKWNRNLRPWGERAWRSENVWQTKGRLFIQAKWDPHRDRRGNEYFYTCGIAQSYEKTTYGYFEASIKGCSRFPGLCPAFWLYSNGREKNPDYPHITYSEIDIIEMLQGGFDPVKREKTGPSHMDCNLHTREIIDGKETWRRPQHWPEVCRNVWDAPWDPRDDFHVYACENTPEKITWYIDGIKVAESPNHNWHLPMTLTFTMELRPPLIDWAGEDGRVPVPENATRDGFPTHMEVDYVRSWVN